One window from the genome of Chaetodon trifascialis isolate fChaTrf1 chromosome 20, fChaTrf1.hap1, whole genome shotgun sequence encodes:
- the LOC139348348 gene encoding major intrinsically disordered NOTCH2-binding receptor 1-like, translated as MDISVLPNNNPEKFLQLDVGMLPAPYGMFQVGAVMSSQRHWQNRLYSQGRISTESRSPPSPEGTPVVFVDRYLEKHIAPVTLTSNIKRNPLFMAIRSMDAADNKKSKPSWTVKEYDTQTIHGNLADFLKKTAKDLDFWLEDLYTPGFDSLLKKKEAEHKRKRLCKILSSIILSICAVLIVIIVPVVVLQRKN; from the exons ATGGACATCTCTGTTCTGCCCAACAACAACCCAGAGAAGTTCCTCCAGCTGGATGTCGGGATGTTGCCGGCCCCATATGGCATGTTTCAGGTCGGGGCGGTGATGTCCAGTCAGAGACACTGGCAGAACAGGCTCTACTCTCAG gggaggatAAGCACTGAAAGCAGGTCTCCTCCATCCCCAGAGGGCACTCCTGTGGTGTTTGTGGACAGATACCTGGAGAAGCACATCGCTCCAGTCACTTTGACGTCCAACATTAAAAGGAACCCTCTGTTCATGGCCATAAGATCGATGGATGCAGCAGACAACAAGAAGTCCAAGCCGTCCTGGACTGTCAAAGAGTACGACACACAAACAATCCACGGCAACCTGGCAGATTTTTTAAAG aagactgCTAAAGATCTGGACTTTTGGCTTGAGGATCTCTACACACCAGGATTTGACTCTTtactgaagaagaaagaagcagaacacaagagaaaaagactTTGTAAAATTCTTTCTTCCAtcattttgtccatttgtgCAGTACTTATTGTCATCATAGTACCAGTTGTGGTTCTACAGAGGAAAAACTGA